The Komagataeibacter sp. FNDCR2 nucleotide sequence TCAATGCCCTGGAAACCGCGCTTTCCACAATGAAGGAAACCGACCCCGCGCATGCACGGTTGTGCGAAGCCGCGGACAAGGCCGATGCCCTTCAGAATATTTTAAGGACCATGTAATCAGGGGGATGACGGTTTCGCGCCCCGGATGGCGGAACTGGCCGGTATTGATATCCCATCATGCCTGTTGCGGGATGATGCCAGCCATCAGGATAAGCCGATGACATACGGAACAGAAACGGCGGATTTTCAGGGGGATGTGTCACTTACTGCCCCGCCCTTGTCAGGAAAGGGGTGGAGGTCTGGGCGGGAATCGAACCCACATTCGCGGATTTGCAGTCCGCTGCATCACCATTCTGCCACCAGACCTCAGCGACACAGGGGCTATATCTGCCGAAATGCGCGGCAGGTCAAGCCGTTGTGTGCAGGTTTACCGTTGTTCCCCTGTCAAAGCGGCGCATAAAGTAGGAAAACTGCCGGGAAAATTCCGTCCGTTCCCTCGGGCGGTCGAGTCACGCCCCATCAGGCACAGTGTTTCAAGGAAAAGTTATGGATAAGACAGACCCCGATTACGCGCCGTTCGATTTCGTGGCGGCCAGACAGCGCATGGTGGATGCGCAGGTCCGTCCCTCACAGGTCAGTAATCCGTCCGTGATCGCCGCCATGCGCGCGCTGCCGCGCGAACTGGCCGTGCCCGATTCCCTGCGTGCCTTCGCCTATTCCGACAACAGCCTGCCATTGGGGGAGGGACGCTACCTGACGGAACCGCGTGTGATCGCACGCATGCTGCAGGTTGCCGAAATCTCGCAGGGGGAGCGGGTGCTGGTGGTGGGGGCAGGCACCGGCTACCTGGCGGCGCTGCTGGCCACCATGGAGCTGGATCTTACGGTCATCGCGCTCGAATCGGAAGCGCGCCTGGCCGAGATCGGCAAGGCGCTGTGCTTTACATGGGCCCCGCAGG carries:
- a CDS encoding protein-L-isoaspartate O-methyltransferase — encoded protein: MDKTDPDYAPFDFVAARQRMVDAQVRPSQVSNPSVIAAMRALPRELAVPDSLRAFAYSDNSLPLGEGRYLTEPRVIARMLQVAEISQGERVLVVGAGTGYLAALLATMELDLTVIALESEARLAEIGKALCFTWAPQVHWREGALVSGAPDDAPYDLILIDGAVRQVPPALVAQLRDGGRIIAPVCRDSGVTSVSLVLPTPQGSAAQPLFDVAVPLLPELEPAPAFVF